The genomic segment TTAAGGAATCTATTAGTCCTTCCCTTGTTCGGGCTAACCCCACCAAATTTTTTGGAGCTAAAGAGAACATCATTAAAGTCGCCCGCAATAATCCACGGACCATTGTTGGTAGTATCCGCCATTCTTTGTAGGTTGTCCCATAATTGAATCCTATCgaagataatattattaaaataaatggcTGAAAATAACCATTCTTTACAAGAAGGGATTACCTAGATTTTGCGGTGAATTTCTTGAGGAGTTATCCCTATAGCCGATATGGTGAGGATATCATCATGCCAAAGTATGGAAATTCCACCTACGCATTCTGTTTCAGGAGTCACTATGATACTTGAAAACTGAAACTCATGAGGAAGAGACTAATGGTTTTCCCGATGAGTTTCAAGAAGAACGACTAGAGCCGGCTTATGAAAATCCAGAAGCTCTCTAAAGTTTCTTCTAAAGTATGGCCTTGTAGACCCACGATAGTTCCAAATAATAAAGTTCATAGATATAAGGCGGTTGAGTGGAACAGGAACTTCATACCTCTCCCTCAAGGAAGGGTTTAGCACTATTGCATACCTCTCCATTGTTGGATTACACGTCGGGCATATGTGGAGAGAGCATTTGTGCATATTTGGGAGATAGTTTATACGAATATTTTTTTCTAACCATTCTTTCAGGAGATAGACCCGTACCTGACCCAAGAGAACTGATTCTGGCATGGTGGTTCCCAGAGCTTTCTCTCCCGTTCCTACTATTTCTTCCTGACTTCCTGAAGGCATGTGAGCGTGTAGAGGAGTAGTTAGAGGAGTAGTCCTTTGAGGGAATGTTGGCACATGCATGGAGCTGACCACCGTGGACAACATGGTGGTGTACTACTAGATCCATGGTGTCACTCCTTGTTGAGGTTGGGGGTAGAAAGAGAACTCCACATAAGAATTCATTGGTGGTGGGATCGGTGGAGGATCCATTGTTAATTGGTGTTGCATGAAAGCATCCAAACCCAATCTCATTCCCTCCATTATTATTTGTGCCAGATCCACCGGGGTAGAAAGGGAACTCCACATAAGAAATCATTGGTGGTGGGATCGGTGGAGGCTCCATTATTAATTAGTGTTGCATGAAAGCATCCAAACCCAATCTCATTCCCTCCATTATTATTTGTGCCAGATCCACCGGGTGTTTTATCATCACTACAACAACTTTCCAGTTGATATGGAGGTTGAAAGTTAAAGCATGAACCGCTAGGCCCATTTCTAGCCAAGAACTGCGAGGTTGTGGGGGTTGTGGATTCATCGACATATACACTGCACGGTTGTGCAGGTTGTTCTCCACAGGCACTGAGTTGTTCTCCATTCTCACTATCCGAACTAGTTGATGAAAAGGACCTTGAGGGGAGTGGTGTATGTGAAGTCTTGTGTAGGGACAATTCTGATGGCGGAATGCTATTATAAATAGGAGATAGAGTAGGTAAGCTGCTGCTATTTAATGCAGTTGAGATGTGTAAGTTAGATGATAGGGGAAGAGAGTTTAGAACAGTTGTAGTATTTATATTAGATATGTTTAAAGCTAAAGTGGGAGATATGGATGAATTGAGACCTGAAAGGCAATCATTAGTATGCTGCAGGTCATTTAAAAAGGGAATATCAGTAGAAGTAAAGTGCTGCATGACAGCCGCGTGTGATGGTTCAACAGTACAAGCAAGAGTTGTAGAATtgagaagattttttttattattaattaaggtACTAAGAGGGCAAgccatattattaatattattctcAGATGTGGTAGAAAGTTCACAATTAATAGAGATGTTAAAACAGTTGGGCCCTACCTCATTTTCCTTTTGCTGAAACATCATTGGTGCTTTAGAAAGGGCGGGCTTTGAGAGGTTTCCCTGAGTTGACTTACCTAGGGCATCAACCACCGCCACTGCTGGTATAGCCGTAAAGTCATTTGTAGAAGAAAACTTACCTTTGCCACGACGCTTCCCAGTCTCTGATGATGAGGCCGGAACGTTGTGGTTCATAGGCCGACGTCGTGGTGCAGATTTAAACTACACAATCTTTCATTTCGATTCGATGGTTGGAACATTATTCATCCCCATTGGCTTGTCATCGGTACAGTGCAGTTGTGGCGATGTCTTGTAATGGAAGAACCTTGTTTGATGGACAACTCTACCACACAAGGTGCATAACATATTGAAACCCTCATAGTGTATTTCTTGTATGTGGGATCCAATATATACGTGATGGAGTAGAGGTTGCTCCATCGGCACTTGAACACACAACTTTGCATACCTTTCTCGAGAAGTCATAGATGTGCACGTATCTACCCGTAGCAGCAGACCAACCCTATCACCTACTTTGCGTAGGATTTCAAAGTCGTAGAACTCACTTGGTAGCTTTAGTAGACGAAGCCAGAGTGCTGTATATGCCTCATTTGCTTTCGAAGCCACGAACTTGGGTTCCCATCTTTGGACTGAAAAATAGCCATTTTGCACAAACCAAGGGCCATCATGTAATACATGATTCATATTTTGCTCTTTGGCAAATTTCAGCAGGAAGTATTCTGAACCCAAATCTACTAAATTAATTTCCTCAGTAGGTTTCCAAATGTTGGTTAACTTTTGTTTTAGAAGTTGATGGGTCATTCTTCTCCTAATAAGCTTGATGATTAGGGAATTCTGCCATGGCTTATAGATGCGGTCCTTATCATCTGCAGTCAGAGGGATGAAATTGGAGCCATCATGTTCTTGCACTATCTCATCCC from the Capsicum annuum cultivar UCD-10X-F1 chromosome 9, UCD10Xv1.1, whole genome shotgun sequence genome contains:
- the LOC124887213 gene encoding uncharacterized protein LOC124887213, yielding MEPPPIPPPMISYVEFPFYPGGSGTNNNGGNEIGFGCFHATPINNGSSTDPTTNEFLCGVLFLPPTSTRSDTMDLVVHHHVVHGGQLHACANIPSKDYSSNYSSTRSHAFRKSGRNSRNGRESSGNHHARISSLGSGTRSCRWVIRWSARSTGSKIG
- the LOC124887177 gene encoding uncharacterized protein LOC124887177 gives rise to the protein MGSPQQPHQQPYVNTITSTFDMGDEIVQEHDGSNFIPLTADDKDRIYKPWQNSLIIKLIRRRMTHQLLKQKLTNIWKPTEEINLVDLGSEYFLLKFAKEQNMNHVLHDGPWFVQNGYFSVQRWEPKFVASKANEAYTALWLRLLKLPSEFYDFEILRKVGDRVGLLLRVDTCTSMTSRERYAKLCVQVPMEQPLLHHVYIGSHIQEIHYEGFNMLCTLCGRVVHQTRFFHYKTSPQLHCTDDKPMGMNNVPTIESK